A single window of Plasmodium malariae genome assembly, chromosome: 8 DNA harbors:
- the PmUG01_08038000 gene encoding stomatin-like protein, whose protein sequence is MIASSWVIGGTPLMKQCRKVRCIKRALSEADLQKFTDINRRSISSASINHISVKCPNITSAIVNRPCMNYTSIRCTSVNRARMCYPRGALFLQNMRTYYTSGEGKKFTKKLWNHLGFVIIPQQTAYIIERLGKYRKTLLAGIHFIIPFIDKIAYVFSLKEETITIPNQTAITKDNVTLNIDGVLYIKCDNPYNSSYGIDDAVFAVTQLAQVTMRSELGKLTLDATFLERDNLNDKIVKAINESAKNWGIKCMRYEIRDIILPVNIKNAMEKQAEAERRKRAEILQSEGERESEINIAIGKKKKSILIAEGQSFAIKAKADATAEAIEIITNKIKKLDSNNAISLLIAEQYIDVFSNICKNNNTIIIPADLNNISSLISQSLSIYNNIQNSKAQIPQIPQIPSNPSDNRITSDVQN, encoded by the coding sequence ATGATTGCTTCCAGCTGGGTCATCGGGGGAACACCTCTTATGAAGCAGTGTAGAAAAGTGAGGTGCATTAAAAGAGCGTTAAGTGAAGCAGATTTACAAAAGTTTACCGACATAAATCGTAGAAGTATAAGTAGTGCAAGCATAAATCATATAAGCGTAAAATGCCCAAACATAACTAGTGCAATAGTAAATCGCCCATGCATGAATTACACAAGTATACGTTGTACAAGTGTAAACCGCGCACGGATGTGCTATCCCAGAGGAGCTTTGTTTCTTCAAAACATGCGCACCTACTACACTAGTGGTGAGGGGAAAAAATTTACGAAAAAACTATGGAATCATCTGGGCTTTGTTATAATACCCCAACAGACAGCCTACATAATTGAAAGGCTAGggaaatatagaaaaacGTTACTGGCCGGAATACACTTTATCATACCCTTTATAGATAAGATAGcttatgttttttcattaaagGAAGAAACAATAACTATACCAAACCAGACAGCTATAACAAAAGATAATGTAACTCTCAATATTGATGGggtgttatatataaaatgtgaTAACCCTTATAATTCTTCGTACGGTATTGATGATGCTGTTTTTGCAGTAACGCAATTAGCACAAGTTACTATGAGATCTGAGTTAGGCAAACTAACATTAGATGCTACCTTTTTAGAAAGAGATAATTTGAACGATAAAATTGTTAAGGCAATAAATGAATCAGCCAAAAATTGGGGTATTAAATGTATGAGATATGAAATACGTGATATTATACTACctgtaaatattaaaaatgctATGGAAAAACAAGCAGAAgcagaaagaagaaaaagagcGGAAATATTACAAAGTGAAGGAGAAAGAGAAAGTGAAATTAACATAGCcatagggaaaaaaaaaaaatcaatattAATAGCAGAAGGACAATCATTCGCTATAAAGGCAAAAGCAGATGCAACAGCTGAAGCAATTgaaattattactaataaaattaaaaagctAGATTCAAATAATGCTATATCGTTACTTATAGCGGAACAATATATTGATGTCTTTtcaaatatttgtaaaaataataatacgaTTATTATTCCGGctgatttaaataatattagtagCTTGATTTCTCAATccttatctatatataataatattcaaaattcTAAGGCCCAAATACCGCAAATACCTCAAATTCCATCTAACCCTAGTGATAACCGTATCACTTCGGATGTGCAAAACTGA
- the PmUG01_08038100 gene encoding conserved Plasmodium protein, unknown function produces the protein MISFFILCILLVISFDISLSVYPAKGGVPIEAKQGTHDHIQFENIPDEENYYTHEDVYYVSGEVSPPVDYNDISENYKKKMINFDDIEKINNLKNLNRTSTFQNMQKVYYENNTYNSQLNKSIKKILSIALNVPIHEIKLHDINMLLKKWRQVNKEKKNLTKTYNNEYYFKTVKMHDPHLNRAINTDRTAELATHTGVKNIYNESFISADYLLQLTF, from the coding sequence atGATCAGTTTTTTCATACTTTGTATACTTCTTGTTATTTCCTTTGATATATCCCTTAGTGTTTACCCTGCGAAGGGGGGAGTACCTATCGAAGCAAAACAAGGCACACATGATCACATacaatttgaaaatattccagatgaagaaaattattatactcATGAAGATGTATATTACGTGTCGGGAGAAGTAAGTCCACCAGTTGACTATAATGACATTTcggaaaattataaaaagaaaatgataaattttgatgatattgaaaaaataaataatttgaaaaatttaaataggACAAGTACTTTTCAAAATATGCAGAAAGTTTATTATGAAAACAATACTTACAACAGccaattaaataaaagtataaaaaagattttaAGCATTGCATTAAACGTACCTATACATGAAATAAAACTTCATGATATCAATATGCTGCTTAAGAAATGGAGACAGGtgaacaaagaaaaaaaaaatttaactaaAACGTATAACAATgagtattattttaaaacagtTAAAATGCATGATCCTCACCTGAACAGAGCAATAAATACAGACAGAACAGCGGAATTAGCAACTCACACAGGagtaaaaaacatatacaaCGAATCATTTATAAGTGCTGATTATTTGCTTCAGTTAACTTTTTAA
- the PmUG01_08038200 gene encoding conserved Plasmodium protein, unknown function yields MFRDNFPNIIIAKKKQIFQTQKRFAYYRFHKRVGKGSWVKYVERYKIPRSIENTQRLIFNYEGSYSEKKLSCSWQWMLPKKIAQSTTSDEVLNVWVYYRHKRKKAYHYMKVLKRLVDVGTCSTSDWRFKLITSRIQNKINTFLNLPRICYYYGRLKATAQLENIIKILNHRLTSYMPHQLILILKAFSLCKLQDKYLFNRIRGLLQPHIKTVPFYYLTLIVESYSFCLIHDYLFFNQIANEIIYRLNLCNNKYVIKSDDHYDGVNALTDEIPPNVISEKEGSQNRPVENGYEHGHNFVKDEKDSLKVILETDYALIKYKQEHFNYYPSMKNLIDISYFFSNLKFQHYLFFDYISMYIMYMLRTDQNCLTPYLIEKAVSSFYKLKINDIILFEHILKHIDIYIYDYPPSVLCSIGFYFSSILPVHYSEIYKIFKKIFLHVQKYMNILNLDSLTKYCCLIHKGTKNKKIQKEILSHINEEIKRNDNKNDKVVYDIPRIIEILSFHNCIDEDSFTILCKHLHIHLKHFEPCDFNRVARALLNVKIKQNIYDEKIINAIARNVIKHHDLFHIIDYHQTIKSLLKMNVVKDIYKIYLIKHHINVPFYGFDELKIDTQLPKEVKKSVYRYKKGTIYFSNKKIEQEYPLYKSIEG; encoded by the exons atgtttaggGATAATTTCCCCAACATTATTATAGCAAAGAAAAAGCAGATTTTTCAAACTCAAAAG CGGTTCGCCTATTACAGGTTTCACAAGAGGGTTGGAAAAGGGTCATGGGTAAAGTACGTAGAGAGATATAAAATACCTAGGAGCATAGAAAACACACAAAggttaatatttaattatgaagGAAGCTATTCCGAAAAGAAATTATCCTGTAGCTGGCAATGGATGCTACCAAAGAAAATTGCTCAAAGTACTACATCAGATGAAGTATTAAATGTATGGGTGTATTATCGgcataagagaaaaaaggcATACCATTATATGAAAGTTTTAAAAAGGCTAGTTGATGTTGGTACTTGCTCAACTAGCGATTGGAGATTTAAGCTTATTACATCAAggatacaaaataaaattaatacttttttaaatttaccaAGAATATGTTATTACTATGGTAGGTTAAAAGCTACAGCACagttagaaaatataatcaaaatattaaatcatAGACTTACCTCTTATATGCCCCAccaattaatattaattttaaaagcaTTTTCCTTATGTAAACTTCAGGATAAATACCTTTTTAATCGAATACGTGGTTTATTACAGCCTCATATCAAAACTGTCCCTTTTTATTACCTAACGTTAATTGTTGAAAGTTATTCGTTTTGTTTAATTCACgattacttattttttaaccaGATAGCGAATGAGATAATTTATCGACTGAATTTAtgcaataataaatatgtaataaagtCGGATGATCATTATGACGGAGTGAATGCACTTACAGATGAAATACCCCCAAATGTGATTAGCGAAAAAGAGGGGTCACAAAATAGACCTGTTGAAAATGGATATGAACATGGTCATAATTTTGTTAAGGATGAAAAAGACAGTTTAAAAGTTATCTTAGAAACAGACTACgcattaataaaatacaaacaaGAACATTTTAACTATTACCCTagtatgaaaaatttaatagatatatcttattttttttcaaatttaaaatttcaacattatttattttttgattatataagtatgtacaTTATGTACATGTTAAGAACTGATCAGAATTGCTTAACCCCATATTTAATCGAAAAAGCAGTAAGctcattttataaattaaaaataaatgatataatactatttgaacatattttaaagcatatagatatatatatatatgattatccTCCTAGTGTATTATGTTCTATTgggttttatttttcatccATCTTACCAGTACATTATTCcgaaatttataaaatttttaaaaaaatattcttgcATGTTcagaaatatatgaacattttGAATTTAGACTCTTTAACGAAATATTGTTGCTTAATTCATAAGGggacaaaaaataaaaaaattcagaaagaaattttatctcatataaatgaagaaataaaaaggaacgataacaaaaatgataaagTAGTTTATGATATACCAAGAATTATTGAAATATTATCCTTTCACAATTGTATTGATGAAGATtcttttactattttatgtAAACATCTCCATATCCATTTGAAACATTTCGAACCGTGCGATTTTAATAGGGTAGCAAGAGCATTATTGAACGTAAAAATTaagcaaaatatttatgatgaAAAGATAATCAATGCTATTGCAAGAAATGTAATAAAACATCATGATCTCTTTCATATAATAGATTATCACCAAACAATTAAATCTTTACTAAAAATGAATGTAGTCAAggatatttacaaaatatatttaattaaacacCATATCAATGTACCCTTTTATGGTTTTGACGAATTAAAGATAGACACTCAACTGCCAAAGGAGGTAAAAAAATCAGTCTATCGGTACAAAAAGGGGACCATATACTTTTCAAACAAAAAGATTGAACAAGAGTACCCCTTGTACAAGAGCATAGAGGGATGA
- the PmUG01_08038300 gene encoding 26S proteasome non-ATPase regulatory subunit 9, putative, with translation MDLKEFHELAKRREDIEREIKENMEFLEKPENKNIGMDGKLIDSEGFPRNDIDIYRIRIARNKIICLRNDYIDINKKIEEYLHNIHNSHPVIRVERNRNVQYDEQDINGNIINEPRISQDQIEEAKNNIFAMIDEIIENSPAHKAGLRVNDYIFEFGDVKRKSEKEDNKNVDIFKKITDYVKNNPSKIEVKILREEKVFFYYIFPDKTANGLYIGCHLTPTKNVAMFKR, from the coding sequence ATGGACTTAAAAGAATTCCATGAACTTGCAAAGAGAAGGGAAGATATtgaaagagaaataaaagaaaatatggaGTTTTTAGAAAAGCCtgaaaacaaaaacataGGTATGGATGGGAAATTAATAGATTCGGAAGGTTTTCCAAGAAATGATATAGACATTTATAGAATTAGGATTGCTaggaataaaattatttgtttaagaaatgattatatagatataaataaaaaaatagaagaatatCTACACAATATTCATAATTCGCATCCTGTGATAAGAGTAGAGCGAAATCGAAATGTGCAATACGATGAACAAGATATTAATGGGAACATTATAAACGAACCGAGGATTAGCCAAGATCAAATAgaagaagcaaaaaataatatatttgcaaTGATAGATgaaattattgaaaattcTCCTGCTCACAAAGCAGGCCTACGAGTtaatgattatatatttgaatttgGAGATGTAAAAAGGAAATCAGAAAAAGAGGATAATAAAAACgtagatatatttaaaaagattacagattatgtaaaaaataatcctTCTAAAAttgaagtaaaaatattaagagaggaaaaagtatttttttattatatttttcctgaTAAAACAGCTAATGGGTTGTATATCGGATGCCATCTGACACCTACCAAAAATGTAGCAATGTTCAAAaggtaa